TTTCATTTAGTTTTTCTTTTTTAACTTTTGTTTTTTCTTCTGTTTTCATTTTTAAATTTCATATATATGGTTATTATAGTGTAGTTTATTATCAATATGTTATTTTATAGTATGATATTATATCACACTATTTTTGTTTTCTCCCAGAAAGACCGTCACACAAAATCCACCCGTTTCTCTATTAGAAAATTCAAGTCTTAAATGGTGTAACTCCGCAATACGTTTCGCAATAGAGAGGCCTAAACCGCTTCCTGTTTTTTCTTGCCCAGCAGGTCGATAGAAGCGTTCGCCTAACCGCGCTAATACCTCTTTGGTGACCCCCTCCCCATCATCTTTAATGGCAAGATAACGGTAATTCAGTTCAATATCTATTCTCCCACCCGTTTTGCCATAACGAATAGCATTATGAAGAAGATTTCGTAGCAAAATGGCTAGCAGTAACCGCTGTCCCATAATCGGTGGCGGTTCATTGAGTACTGAAACTTCAACGGTGACTTGTGCTGCTTTCGCTTCTGAGTCAGCCTCTTGTACTGATGATTCGATTAATGCAGACCATTGTAACTGCTCGATATCATCAAGCTGTGATAACGATTCTAAACGGGATAAGGTCAGCAATTGGTCAACGAGGCGTGTTGCTCGATCAATACCTTCAGATAAATTGGCCACCGCATGCTGACGGATCGCCGCATCTTGTCCTGCAATTTGCACCACCTCGGCTTGCACTTTCAACGCTGCCAATGGGCTACGTAATTCATGTGCCGCATCAGAGGTGAATTGCCGCTCTCGCGTAAACATGATTTGGATGCGCTCAAATAAGCTATTAAGCGCATCTAACAACGGTTTCACTTCTGAGGGTAATCGTTTTACGTTAACCGCATTGAGCTCATTAGGCTGCCGTCGATAGAGCTGGGCAGCCACTTGGCGTAAAGGACGAAGTGCACGGGTCAATAACCATAAAAATAAAACTAACATCACAGGTAATGCTATTAGCCAAGGTAAAAACTGGGCGACCATAATATCTTTTGCCAGATCTTGCCGATATTCCCATTCTTGCCCTACCGCAATGATGTATTGCCCGTCAGACGATTTTAGCCAAACAAATCGCCACTCATCATCGCTGCCCTTCACTTTGCCTTCGCTAAAACCTTCACGACGAAAGTCGAAGGCTATTTTTCGGCCATTGTCGCCATCATTCAGTAACATTTCACCTTGTGGGCTAAAAATAGCAAAGGCCAATGCATCATCATCTTGATTACCACGGTTTTTACGTAATATTTTCTTCGTTTTGGCTAATGAAGAGCCAGCAAAATCTAAGTCTGAAGGGAGAACAGATAAACGTTTCGCAAATACCATCTGCTGAGTATCAAATAACTCATTAATGGTCTTATAGGTTTGGTGCCACGCCAGTAAACTGGCCACTCCCCACGTCATTAACGCAAGTAGTAATAACATCAAGGTCAATTTTAAGCGCAAGCTAAAAGTTTTCATGCATTTTCACCTAAGCGGTAACCGACCCCATGGACTGTACGAATAAAGTTTGTACCTAACTTACGACGTAAATGATGAATATGGACTTCGACTGCGTTGCTTGAAACGTCATCATCCCAGTTATACAGTTTTTCTTCGATTGCTGCTCGAGACAATACTTTATTTGGATGGTGTAAAAATAGAGACAATAATGCTAATTCTTTGCTTTTTAGCTCAACCAACTCACCGTGACATGTCACGGTCATCGCTACAGGATCTAATTCAACATCACCATGCTTCAAGGTCGGTGTTAATTGACCACTACGCCGACGGATCAGAGCCTGCAAACGGGCTGCAACTTCAACTAATGCAAAAGGTTTACACAAATAATCATCGGCCCCTTGTTGTAGGCCTTGTACGCGTTGATCCAACGCATCCCTTGCGGTCAAAATTAAAACAGGTTCCTCTCGGCCTTGTTTGCGCCAATGTTTTAAAATATCCATACCATCTAAACTAGGCAAAGAGAGATCTAAGATCACGGCATCATAAGGTGCATCGAATAATGCCGTTTGCCCTTGCTTACCATCAGTAAACCAGTCAATCGTGAAGCCAAGTTGGCTTAAACCCACCTTTAAACCATCACCAATTAACCTGTCATCTTCTATCAGCAAAATACGCATGGCCATCTCCCTCATTCGAATATTAATATATTTATCTAATTAATAGGCCGATGACTAGCTATAATTAGCTAAATTAAAAAACTATTCTTTTATTACGACTTCTTAAGATCTTGTTAAGAACTTTTTGTTTTAATAGCCTCCGTCAACAAATTTAAGTAATCAATGGAGAGAACCACGATGAAAAAACTACCTATTATTGCAATGATCGCTGCTCTTGCTTCTGCACCTGTATTTGCGGCAACAGGTGGATTTGACGGCCCAGGATCAGCACAACAAACTTCATCCACTCAAGCAGGTGGCTTTAATGGCCCGAATAGCGGTGAAACTACTGTTGCCAAAGCACTTGAACTATCAGATGACAGCTGGGTGATTTTACGTGGAAACATCGTAAAACAGTTAGATCAGAAGCATTATGAATTTACTGATGGCACAGGCACTATCAATCTTGAGATTAGTCCAAAACGTTGGAACGGCCTCAATGTGACCCCAAAAGATAAAGTAGAAATCCGTGGTAAAATTGATAAAGATTGGAATTCTCGCGAAGTCGAAGTTAAGCAAATTCAAATCATTCAATAAACCTTAAAAAATACGAAGAGGGGCCTTGCCCCCTTTTCGCTAACATTTTTCCCCTCAATATTTATCATGCAAACTGTCATAGACTCTTATTTTCGGGCACTAACGATAATGTTAGATTAATTATTACCACCATTATGAAGGTAATATCATGTCCGCTAAACATCCCAAAGTGCGCAATATCCGTGAAACTTTACTCTCTGATAATTGGTACACCCTCAAGAAATACACTTATGAGCTACAACGTAGCGATGGAAACTGGCAAGAGCAGAGCCGAGAATCTTATGATAGAGGCAATGGCGCTGTCATTTTGCTCTATAATCGCAGTAAAAATACCATTGTCCTGATCCGCCAATTTCGGCTTCCTTTATATATCAGCGGCTACAATCAATTTCTTATCGAAGCTGCTGCTGGGTTACTCGACAATGCTTCCCCCGAAGAAAGAATTATCGCTGAAGCAGAAGAAGAAACTGGCTTTAAGGTACAAAAAATCGAAAAAGTTTTTGAAGCTTATATGAGCCCCGGCTCAGTCACCGAAAAGCTGTATTTTTATATTGCTGAATACCATGATCAAGATCGCTTAAATTTAGGTGGCGGACTCGCTGATGAAGGGGAAGATATTGAAGTATTAGAGTGGGAATTTCCCAGAGCATTACAAGCGATCAAAAACGGTGAAATTGTCGATGGTAAGACAATTATGCTCATACAACACGTAGCATTAAATAATATATTAAAAAACACTTAATATCACATTTTATATTTCTCTATTTTCCTTCTCGATACGAATTGAGAAGGAAAATTAAATCATGTTTATTTGGATTTATAGATTTTTCATTATGTTACATTTTTTACAAGTATGCCAATCAAGATAAATAATCATTTTGAATCAATAACATATATATTTTTCTTTTTTTTCTACCATTATCTTCTAAAAACATCCCGCTAATTACTACAGTATTTATTTTAATTAGAATAAGTTACAATGTATTAATGAATTATCTCTTTTAAAAGGTAACAAAATATATTCATTTGGCTTTTACCAATTTAGGAAATGTCTTTTTATGAATATCTTTTATCGATTTTTTATCCATTCAATAGTGCAAAATACAAAGTAAGGGGTTAATAATATGATACGTTGTGTTCGTATGTGGACCGGTGAAGATGGTAACTCTCTTTTTGAAGAAGGCACGATAGAATTAAGTGGTGAAGCAAGAGGTGACAATGAAACACCCGCGATTGCAGTGAGTGAACTTTCATTTCGCGAAACCACATCAGGCGGATCATGGGATTGGCACAAAGATCCTGTTCCACGTTATGTGCTGACTCTGACGGGTACGCTAGAATTTGAAACCAAAGATGGTTCAACATTTATCATCAAACCCGGTGATGTTTTATTAGCACAAGATAATACAGGCACTGGCCACAAATGGCGTTTAATCGGTGATGACCCATGGCGCCGTGCTTATGTTGTGTATCAAGAAGGCACTGAACTGTGTTTTAAGCCCACTAAGCAGTAGGAGTTTTTAATGAGTAAGCCTATTTCTGAACAAGTCGATATCGCGCTAATTGGTGCCGGTATCATGAGTGCAACATTGGGAACTTTTTTAAAAGAGCTCGAGCCATCACTCAACATCGCCGTATTTGAAAGACTCAATGATTGCGCACAAGAAAGTTCTCATCCATGGAACAACGCAGGTACAGGCCACGCCGCTAACTGTGAAATGAATTACACGCCACCGAATCCAGATGGTACGGTAGATATCAGTAAAGCACTTGAAGTCAATACTGAATTTGACCTCTCTCGCCAGCTTTGGTCTTATCTCGTCACCAAAGGTAAAATTAAAGATCCACGTGACTTTATTCATCCATGCCCACATATGAGCTTTGTTTGGGGCGAAGACAACGTAAAATTCTTAAAGCAACGCTACCAGCAGATGTCTGCTCACCACTGTTACCACAATATGGAATACAGTGATGATCCAAAACAGATCAATGAGTGGGCTCCACTGATCATGGAAGGCCGTGATCCTAAAGAAGCGATTGCCGTTACCCGTGTTAATACCGGTGCAGATGTCGATTACGGTGCACTAACGCATTTATTAATGGCGCAACTCAGCGAACAATCCGGTTTTTCAGTTCACTATAAACATGAAGTCATCGACGTTAAAAAAGCAGCCGATGGTAGATGGAATATTGAAGTTAAAAACCTACTTACCCATGAAAAAACCATTACCTCTGCAAAATTCGTGTTCGTAGGTGCAGGTGGCCGTGCGATCGAATTACTACAAAAATCAGGGATCCCTGAAGGCAAAGGCTATGGTGGTTTCCCAGTCAGTGGTATCTGGCTACGTTGCGACAACGAAGAAATTGCCTCTCGTCACCACGCAAAAGTGTATGGTAAAGCAGATAAAGGTTCACCACCAATGTCTGTCCCACACTTAGATACACGTATTATTGGTGGTAAGCGCTCCCTATTATTTGGACCTTATGCAGGTTTTTCGAGTAAATTCCTTAAACATGGTTCCTATTTAGATCTGTTCGAATCCGTTAAATTGAATAACCTTGAGCCAATGCTTGCGGTTGCAAAAGATAACTGGTCGCTAGCAGAATACCTAGTAGGCCAAGTGCTGCAAACATCTGCTCACCAATTTGCCATGCTGCAACAATTCTACCCAGAAGCGCAGCATGAAGACTGGAAAGAAGTGGTCGCAGGCCAGCGCGTGCAGATCATTAAACCAGATCACGACAAAAAAGGTGTTTTAGAATTTGGTACCGAACTCATCACCAGTGCCGATAAGTCATTTACTGTCTTGATGGGTGCGTCACCGGGAGCTTCTACAGCTGCCTTCATCGCCTTGAATGTATTGAAAACCTGCTTTGCAGAGCAATTAAATTCAGATGGCTGGGAAGCACGCTTGAAAGATATTATTCCAACTTATGGAATTGACTTAAAAGTTGATGCCAAAGCTTGTCTTGATATTCGAGCTGCTACGGCAAAAGTATTAAAACTGGATAATTAATTCAATAAGGGTGGAAAATAATCATTTTTCCACCCTTCTTTATTTTATCCACATCAAAACAATGTCACGCGAAACCCTGGATTTAAAAAGGATTCACGTGGTGTATAATCTAATGTCTTTCCATTCCAATCTAGCACTTTCGCTCCCGCAGCAATTGCCACTGCATGGCCCGCGGCTGTATCCCAAATATTGGTAGGCCCAAAGCGTGGATAAAGTTGTGCTTTGCCTTCAGCGACTAAGCAAAACTTTAATGATGACCCTACAGTAACGGTTTCATGGCTCCCCATTTGATTGAGGTAATCACGTAATTCACCGTCTTGATGGGAACGGCTAATGACTATTGTAGGTGGCGTCATCTCTTTGACATGAATAGATTGCTTATGGCCGCCTTCTTCCTTCCATGCTTGATTACCTTCAGCATAGTAAAGTAAGTTTTTTGCTGGTGCATAAACCACGCCCATGACAGGAACACCATTTTGAATCAATGCGATATTAACGGTAAAGTCACCATTACGGTGGATAAATTCTTTGGTACCATCTAACGGATCAATTAACCAATAACGTTGCCAATTCTTACGTTCATCCCACGATGGTGGTGCTTCTTCTGATATTTGAGGAATTTCAGGCGCGATCTGCGTTAATCCTGTTGTAATAATATTATGAGCAGCAATATCGGCAGCAGTTACAGGTGAATCATCACTTTTCCGTTCAACCTGTAGCGGCTCTTCGGCGGTATAGTAACTCATGATGGCAGAACCCGCGTCTATAGCCAGTTCGCAAATTTGTTTTAACATAATTCACCTCTCTCCCGCTAACTGTTAAAACTAGGTTAGCAGTCATAAGCCATTGATGCACCTTTTTCCTATAAACCTAAACAACAAAAAGTAGAGATAAAAAAATAGCGGGTGTTTAGACCCGCTATTTCTTAATCCAGCAATAAAACGAATTACAGGATATCTAATAATTCAACTTCAAAAACTAAAGTGCTAAATGGTGGAATAGATGCACCCGCACCACGCTCACCATAAGCGAGTTCAGAAGGAATGTAGAGCTCCCACTTAGAACCAACAGGCATCAGAGTCAAAGCTTCAATCCAACCAGGGATCACGCCACTAACAGGGAATTCGGCTGGCTGACCACGTTGTACTGAGCTATCAAATACAGTGCCATCAACCAAACGACCAGTATAGTGCACGCGAACGCGGTCGCTACGAGTCGGGATAGCCCCCTCACCTTGATTGATAACAGAGAATTGCAAACCTGAATCTGTGGTTGAAACACCTTCACGTTTTTGGTTTTCTTCTAAGAACGCACGGCCTTCGGCTGCCATTGCTTCTTGGCGAGAAACACGGACGGCATCAGCACGTTCATGAATTTCACGTAGCGCTTTATGTAGTGCTTCAACAGGAACTGAAGGCATATTACCTTCTAGTGCATCAGTCAAGCCAGCAAGGATCGCTTCAGGCACTAAGCCTTCTAAGCCTGACTCTAATAGTTGTTGGCCCACTTGTAAGCCAATCCCATAGCTTGCTTGTGCTTCTACTGAATCAAAATTTTGGTTTGCCATGAAAATACCTGTATGGTTTTAAGAAAAAACCAAGGATAACAGCCTTACACTTATGGGTAAACCTAAACGATTAGCTCATCATCTTTCATGTTGCTGCATAGTTAAGTGTTCTCTGAAAAATAACATCGAGTAATCAATTTACTAAGAATCAATGCTAGTATTCGTATAACAATATATTCAACTCACAGCTATTATTCCTCAATCAAGGAGGAGCCATGTTTAAACTTTCGGTATTTCATCGTATTGGTATCGCTATTTTAGCCATTATCATTATAGCGGCACTATTTTGGCCTACAGGTGAAAAAAACACCGAAAGCCAAATTACGCAAAATCAGCCTCAACCTATTGTTGTACCACCACCGACAACGCCTGAAATCATCGCCTCAACACCAGAAGAGCCTGTCAGTAACGGGGACTCTGATCAACCACAAATAGGCTTACCGACTGAACCTGAAATAGTTCAAGAGCCTCCAGAGGATCCTGCGCCAGTTGATACCACTCCACCAGCGACAACGACACCACCAAAACAAACGCAGCAGCCGACGACAGCATCTCAACCATCGGCAAATGAGTGGCGGAATTATCAAATACAGAAAGGAAAAACACTCGCGCAGCTATTTCGTGATAATAATTTGCAGGCTAATGATGCCTTTGTCATGGCACGAGCCGAAGGGGCAGAAAAACCCTTAAGCAACTTACATAAAGGCCAAAAAGTTCGCTTAAAAGCGAATGCCAAAGGTGAAGTAGAGGTGTTGGAGATCACCACTCCAGATGGAAAAACCTTTAGTTTTGCTCGTTTAAGCGATGGTAGTTACTACCGTACACCTTAGTTTTAGTCGAAAATCATTTATTACAGACAATAAAAAACACCGGACCAGCCGGTGTTTTTTTGTGCCATCAGTAAACTCATGGCACTACCATCATTATTGATTACTCAGCAACGATGATAACGTTCAGCTCTGCAAAAACATCGCTGTGTAACTGGAAGTGAACTTCGTGGTCACCAGTAGTACGCAGAACGCCGTTTGGCAGGCGAACTTCGCTTTTCGCGATTGCAACGCCAGCTGCAGTTACTGCATCAGCGATGTCACGAGTACCGATAGAACCGAACAGTTTACCTTCGTCACCCGCTTTAGAAGCGATAGTGACAGAACCCAGTGCAGTAACAGATGCTGCACGAGCCTGAGCTGCTGCTAGAACGTCAGCTAATTTAGCTTCCAGTTCAGCGCGGCGAGCTTCGAAGAATTCGATGTTTTTCTTAGTTGCAGGAACAGCTTTGCCCTGTGGAACTAAGTAGTTACGAGCATAGCCCGATTTAACGTTAACCTGATCACCCAGGCTACCTAGGTTAGCTACTTTATCAAGCAGAATAACTTGCATTACCTTATCCTCTTAAAGTCGTTAATGGACTGTACCAATTACTGATGACGATCAGTATATGGCAACAGAGACAGGTAGCGAGCGCGCTTGATAGCACGAGCGAGCTGACGCTGATATTTTGCACGAGTACCGGTGATACGGCTTGGTACAATTTTACCACTTTCAGTGATATAGTTTTTCAGCGTTGCGATATCTTTATAGTCGATCTCTTGAACGCCTTCCGCTGTGAAACGGCAGAACTTGCGACGACGGAAATAACGTGCCATATGGCTAGTCTCCAGAATCTATCAAATCAATCTGCTCGGCATGAAGGACCAGTTTACTTAGGCCATTGCGCCCTTGGTGGGTGCTAATAAAACCAGTGACTGTAATCCGACTGCCGACCGTTATACTGTGAGTATGGGCTTGTAAGGTTTGTCCGCTAGCAATTATGGGCATTCTGCACCATGCTTGCCGAGTCAACCCAGCTTCCTGTTGTTCCGAACGATGTTCTAAAACAAACTGGCAGTGAGGGATGCCCGATGGACTCACTTTTCGAATCAATGCTTTACAGACTGTGCCTGTGAGCACCAAACGATTAGTGAACACCTGCGCAATTACTCTTCAGAATCCCCAGCTTCTTCAGCTTCTTCATCCTGATATTCATCAGACAGGTCACGGCCACGACGTTCGTCTTTAGCTTTAACCATTGGAGAAGCTTCTGTTACTGCGTGTTTTAAGCGCATAACCATGCTGCGGATAACGGCATCGTTGAAGCGGAAGTTAGTTTCCAGCTCATCAATCGCTTCCTGTGGAGCTTCTACGTTCAGCAGAACATAGTGAGCTTTGTGCAGTTTATTGATTGGGTAAGCCAGTTGGCGACGGCCCCAGTCTTCTAGACGGTGGATTTGACCTTGTGCGTTAGTGATAACAGCACTGTAACGCTCGATCATACCCGGAACCTGTTCGCTTTGGTCAGGATGGACCATAAAAACGATTTCGTAATGACGCATTAGTAGTTGCTCCTTACGGATTATTCAGCCTCCTGTCAGGGTTAACCGCGGCCCGCGGAGGCAAGGAACTTATTGAGTGCGGCTAAAAAATTGACGCGTAACTATACCCATCCCAGAGGAAAAACTCAAGGGATGGCGGCAAATTATTTATTTTGCACTGCGCTGACGTACAGCTTCAAATAAACAAACACCTGTCGCTACAGAGACATTCAATGAAGAAACCGTGCCCGCCATTGGAATACTAATTAGCTCATCACAATGCTCACGGGTTAAACGACGCATTCCTTCACCTTCAGCGCCCATTACTAGAGCCATTGCCCCTGTCAGTTTACTTTGATAAAGCGTATGGTCTGCTTCGCCAGCAGTGCCGACAATCCAAATATTATACTCTTGCAACAAACGCAATGTTCTTGCCAAGTTAGTCACACGGAACAGTGGTACACTTTCTGCTGCACCACACGCCACTTTTTTGGCAGTTGCGTTCAATTGTGCGGATTTGTCTTTAGGCACAATCACCGCATGTACGCCTGCCGCATCGGCACTACGTAGGCAAGCACCCAAGTTATGGGGATCTGTCACACCATCTAAAATTAATAAGAATGGCGCTTCTGTACTTTCCAGAAAATCAGGTAAATCACCTTCTTGATACTGTTTACCCGGCAGCACCTTTGCAATAATGCCTTGATGCACGGCCCCTTCCGTTTGTGTATCCATCCATTGGCGATTAGCAACTTGCACAACAATGCCAAGCGCCTCGATTTCATGAATAATCGGCATCAAACGGCGATCTTCACGCCCTTTTAAAATATAAACTTCTTTGATCCGTGACGCATCACGATCAAGTAAGGCTTTCACCGCATGAATGCCGTAAATAATTTCGCTCATAAATATCTTTTTTGTTGATGGAATTCAAGGTGACATCACGTCACCTAACCTAATTTGTTGGCTCACAGTTTGGGGTAGCCTACGCTACCCCCTTTACTTATATTAGCCTGCTTGCTTCTCAGCTTTTTTTGCTGCGCGTTTTGCTTTTAATTTTGCAGTGATCTTCTTCGTCTTATCAGAGGCTTTTTTCGCTTTTGCCTTGGTATCCGCTTTTTTATCGGTTTTTTTATCCGTTTTCTTGCCTTTCTTCTCTGAACGACGGAACGCTGAATCAGGTTCAAAATTCTTTTCTTTGCTGACATCACGCTTACCACGCGCTGATTTCGTGGCATTTTTAACTTCTTTTTTCATTTTATCACGAGCTGTTTTGCCCGGATTTTTCGCCTTACGCGTTGTTGAGATCAAGGCGAAATCAATGGTGCGCTCATCCATGTGTACTGCTTCAACACGGATTTCCACTTCATCGCCAAGACGATAAGTGGTACCTGATGATTCACCAATCAAACGCTGACCGACTGCATCATAGCGATAATAATCGTTATCTAATGTCGAGACATGGACTAAACCATCAATGAATAAGTCATTAAGGCGCACAAAGAAGCCAAAACCGGTAACACTGGTGATCAAGCCTGTAAACACTTGACCCACTTGATCCTGCATAAAGTCACATTTTAACCAATCGGCGACATCGCGAGTAGCTTCATCAGCACGACGTTCAGTCATTGAGCAATGCTCACCGAGTTGTAACATGCTATCCATATCAGAATGCCAGCCACCTGTTGGTGTCCAACGATGATCCGAATGCCCCTGTTCTTTCGCCAGTAAATATTTGATCCCCCTGTGCAAAGTAAGGTCAGGGTAACGACGAATTGGTGATGTAAAGTGCGCATAGGATTTTAGTGCCAGCCCGAAGTGGCCACGATTTTCAGGATCATAAATCGCTTGTTTCATGGAGCGTAAAATCATCGTTTGCAGCAATTCATGATCAGGGCGCTCTGCCACATCATTCATCACTTGTGCATAATCTTTTGGCTCTGGTTTCATGCCACCCGGTAATGTGAGTCCCAGTTCACTGAACACCGAACGCAGGTTCATCACGCTCTCTTCTTTCGGGCGGTCATGCACACGATATAGCGCAGGTTCTTCATTTTTCTCAACAAAACGCGCTGCTGCAATGTTGGCTAAAATCATGCACTCTTCAATTAACTTGTGAGCATCGTTACGCTCGACAGGTTCAATACGTTCAATGCGTCGCTCGGCATTAAAAATAAATTTCGCCTCTTCTGATTCAAACGAAATTGCACCTCGCTCAATACGCGCAGCATCTAATGTCTTATACAGTGCATGTAGCTGCTCGATATGCGGAACTAATGTTTTGTAATGTTCACGCAGCTCTTCATCACCCTGCAAAATTTTCCAAACTTTTGTGTAAGTCAGCCTTGCATGTGAATTCATCACCGCTTCATAGAATTTAAAGGATGACAAACGCCCCGATGCTGATACGGTCATTTCACAGACCATACACAGGCGATCTACCCCTGGATTTAATGAGCAGAGGCCATTGGATAGTACCTCTGGTAACATCGGCACTACCTGTGATGGGAAATAAACGGAGTTACCACGGCTTCGAGCTTCATCATCAAGGGCTGTTTGTTGACGTACATAATAGCTAACATCCGCAATCGCGACCCATACACGCCAGCCACCACCTTTTTTCGGTGCACAATGTACTGCGTCATCAAAGTCTCTAGCATCTTCACCATCAATGGTCACTAATGGTAAATCACGCAGGTCGACTCGACCTTTTTTAGCTGACTCAGGTACATGTTCGCTTAAATCAGCAACCTGCTTCTCAACTTGAGGAGGCCATGTGTGTGGAATTTCATGGGTGCGCAAAGCGATTTCAACCGCCATACCTGTGCCCATGCTTTCACCTAAAATTTCAATAATGTTACCTACTGCTTGAGCGCGGCGCTGAGGTCTTGAAACCAGTTCAACCACCACTACATTGCCCATGCGAGCACCATTAATTTGATCTTTAGGAATTAAAATATCAAAACTTAAGCGACTATCATCAGGCACCACAAACCCCATACCTGATTCAATAAAATAGCGACCCACAATTTGATTATTACGTGGTTCAAGTACACGAACGACTCGAACTTCAGTACGCCCTTTACGATCTTGGCCATAAGCTTGCGCTAAAATGACATCACCGTGCAGGGCGCGTTTCATTTCATCTTGTGAGAGATAATAATCTTCTTTTTTACCTTCAACGCGCAAAAAACCATAACCATCACGGTGACCAATAACTTTACCTTTCAGTAGGTCTAAGCGCTCTGGTAAGGCGTAACATTGACGGCGAGTGAAGACCAATTGTCCATCGCGTTCCATTGCCCGCAAGCGGCGGCGCAAGGCTTCGAGTTCTTCTTCTGAAGAAAGGTTTAATAGCTGTGCAATTTCTTCACGTTTTGCGGGTGCAGTCCGCTTGGTCAGGAGTTCAAGAATAAACTCTCGGCTCGGAATAGGGGATTCGTATTTTTCTGCTTCTCTTTCCTGAAAAGGATCATGTGACATCGTTAC
This portion of the Providencia manganoxydans genome encodes:
- the rplI gene encoding 50S ribosomal protein L9, whose translation is MQVILLDKVANLGSLGDQVNVKSGYARNYLVPQGKAVPATKKNIEFFEARRAELEAKLADVLAAAQARAASVTALGSVTIASKAGDEGKLFGSIGTRDIADAVTAAGVAIAKSEVRLPNGVLRTTGDHEVHFQLHSDVFAELNVIIVAE
- a CDS encoding FKBP-type peptidyl-prolyl cis-trans isomerase produces the protein MANQNFDSVEAQASYGIGLQVGQQLLESGLEGLVPEAILAGLTDALEGNMPSVPVEALHKALREIHERADAVRVSRQEAMAAEGRAFLEENQKREGVSTTDSGLQFSVINQGEGAIPTRSDRVRVHYTGRLVDGTVFDSSVQRGQPAEFPVSGVIPGWIEALTLMPVGSKWELYIPSELAYGERGAGASIPPFSTLVFEVELLDIL
- a CDS encoding NUDIX domain-containing protein, whose protein sequence is MSAKHPKVRNIRETLLSDNWYTLKKYTYELQRSDGNWQEQSRESYDRGNGAVILLYNRSKNTIVLIRQFRLPLYISGYNQFLIEAAAGLLDNASPEERIIAEAEEETGFKVQKIEKVFEAYMSPGSVTEKLYFYIAEYHDQDRLNLGGGLADEGEDIEVLEWEFPRALQAIKNGEIVDGKTIMLIQHVALNNILKNT
- the qseB gene encoding quorum sensing response regulator transcription factor QseB, with translation MRILLIEDDRLIGDGLKVGLSQLGFTIDWFTDGKQGQTALFDAPYDAVILDLSLPSLDGMDILKHWRKQGREEPVLILTARDALDQRVQGLQQGADDYLCKPFALVEVAARLQALIRRRSGQLTPTLKHGDVELDPVAMTVTCHGELVELKSKELALLSLFLHHPNKVLSRAAIEEKLYNWDDDVSSNAVEVHIHHLRRKLGTNFIRTVHGVGYRLGENA
- a CDS encoding YgiW/YdeI family stress tolerance OB fold protein; the protein is MKKLPIIAMIAALASAPVFAATGGFDGPGSAQQTSSTQAGGFNGPNSGETTVAKALELSDDSWVILRGNIVKQLDQKHYEFTDGTGTINLEISPKRWNGLNVTPKDKVEIRGKIDKDWNSREVEVKQIQIIQ
- the qseC gene encoding quorum sensing histidine kinase QseC, with the protein product MKTFSLRLKLTLMLLLLALMTWGVASLLAWHQTYKTINELFDTQQMVFAKRLSVLPSDLDFAGSSLAKTKKILRKNRGNQDDDALAFAIFSPQGEMLLNDGDNGRKIAFDFRREGFSEGKVKGSDDEWRFVWLKSSDGQYIIAVGQEWEYRQDLAKDIMVAQFLPWLIALPVMLVLFLWLLTRALRPLRQVAAQLYRRQPNELNAVNVKRLPSEVKPLLDALNSLFERIQIMFTRERQFTSDAAHELRSPLAALKVQAEVVQIAGQDAAIRQHAVANLSEGIDRATRLVDQLLTLSRLESLSQLDDIEQLQWSALIESSVQEADSEAKAAQVTVEVSVLNEPPPIMGQRLLLAILLRNLLHNAIRYGKTGGRIDIELNYRYLAIKDDGEGVTKEVLARLGERFYRPAGQEKTGSGLGLSIAKRIAELHHLRLEFSNRETGGFCVTVFLGENKNSVI
- the cysQ gene encoding 3'(2'),5'-bisphosphate nucleotidase CysQ, giving the protein MLKQICELAIDAGSAIMSYYTAEEPLQVERKSDDSPVTAADIAAHNIITTGLTQIAPEIPQISEEAPPSWDERKNWQRYWLIDPLDGTKEFIHRNGDFTVNIALIQNGVPVMGVVYAPAKNLLYYAEGNQAWKEEGGHKQSIHVKEMTPPTIVISRSHQDGELRDYLNQMGSHETVTVGSSLKFCLVAEGKAQLYPRFGPTNIWDTAAGHAVAIAAGAKVLDWNGKTLDYTPRESFLNPGFRVTLF
- a CDS encoding LysM-like peptidoglycan-binding domain-containing protein, with translation MFKLSVFHRIGIAILAIIIIAALFWPTGEKNTESQITQNQPQPIVVPPPTTPEIIASTPEEPVSNGDSDQPQIGLPTEPEIVQEPPEDPAPVDTTPPATTTPPKQTQQPTTASQPSANEWRNYQIQKGKTLAQLFRDNNLQANDAFVMARAEGAEKPLSNLHKGQKVRLKANAKGEVEVLEITTPDGKTFSFARLSDGSYYRTP
- the mqo gene encoding malate dehydrogenase (quinone), translated to MSKPISEQVDIALIGAGIMSATLGTFLKELEPSLNIAVFERLNDCAQESSHPWNNAGTGHAANCEMNYTPPNPDGTVDISKALEVNTEFDLSRQLWSYLVTKGKIKDPRDFIHPCPHMSFVWGEDNVKFLKQRYQQMSAHHCYHNMEYSDDPKQINEWAPLIMEGRDPKEAIAVTRVNTGADVDYGALTHLLMAQLSEQSGFSVHYKHEVIDVKKAADGRWNIEVKNLLTHEKTITSAKFVFVGAGGRAIELLQKSGIPEGKGYGGFPVSGIWLRCDNEEIASRHHAKVYGKADKGSPPMSVPHLDTRIIGGKRSLLFGPYAGFSSKFLKHGSYLDLFESVKLNNLEPMLAVAKDNWSLAEYLVGQVLQTSAHQFAMLQQFYPEAQHEDWKEVVAGQRVQIIKPDHDKKGVLEFGTELITSADKSFTVLMGASPGASTAAFIALNVLKTCFAEQLNSDGWEARLKDIIPTYGIDLKVDAKACLDIRAATAKVLKLDN